The proteins below come from a single Microtus pennsylvanicus isolate mMicPen1 chromosome 13, mMicPen1.hap1, whole genome shotgun sequence genomic window:
- the LOC142833757 gene encoding olfactory receptor 2A12-like, with the protein MLMIPGQNQSWVSEFILLGFSSDPTTNSILFIVFLLIYLSSVMGNGLIILLVCLDSHLHTPMYFFLCILAMLDMGYVTTTMPQMLVHLLAHSHTISFAGCWIQMYVFGALATTESTFFVVMAYDRYVAICHPLRYTVILNWGLCIWLAAGTWNCAFFFSLLHTFFTMSLPYCGPNKVSHYFCDSPSVRSLACMDTHLIEMVDQVLSVFLVVVPISLIVASYIRIAMAILKIKSTQVHNKAFSTCASHLTVVTFFYGPSTYIYMKPNSSYSPERDKQVSLFYNAFTALLNPLVYSLRNKDIKRAFLKAIGHSKVDY; encoded by the coding sequence ATGTTGATGATTCCAGGCCAGAACCAAAGCTGGGTTTCTGAGTTTATCCTGCTTGGCTTCTCCAGTGACCCCACGACCAACAGCATCCTCTTCATTGTGTTCCTTCTCATCTACCTGAGCTCAGTCATGGGCAATGGACTCATCATCCTGCTGGTCTGCCTGGACTCACATCtgcacactcccatgtacttcttcctctgtaTACTTGCCATGTTGGATATGGGCTATGTCACCACCACCATGCCCCAGATGCTGGTGCATCTTCTTGCTCACTCTCACACCATCTCCTTTGCTGGCTGCTGGATACAGATGTATGTGTTTGGTGCCCTGGCTACTACTGAGAGTACCTTCTTTGTTGTCATGGCTtatgacagatatgtggccatttGCCACCCTCTGCGTTACACTGTCATCCTCAACTGGGGACTGTGCATATGGTTGGCAGCAGGGACCTGGAActgtgctttcttcttctctctgttaCATACATTCTTTACCATGAGTCTGCCATATTGTGGGCCTAACAAGGTTAGTCACTATTTCTGTGACAGCCCTTCAGTGCGTAGCCTGGCTTGCATGGATACTCACCTCATTGAGATGGTGGACCAGGTCTTGAGTGTTTTTCTGGTTGTTGTTCCCATTTCCCTCATTGTGGCCTCCTACATTCGCATTGCCATGGCAATTCTCAAGATCAAGTCTACCCAAGTCCACAACAAGGCTTTCTctacctgtgcctcccacctAACTGTGGTCACCTTCTTCTATGGTCCATCCACTTACATCTACATGAAGCCTAATTCCAGCTACTCCCCTGAACGAGACAAGCAGGTCTCACTGTTTTACAATGCCTTCACTGCCTTGCTCAACCCTCTGGTCTACAGTCTGAGAAACAAAGACATCAAGAGAGCATTTCTCAAGGCGATAGGGCATAGTAAGGTGGACTACTGA
- the LOC142833772 gene encoding olfactory receptor 2A12-like, whose product MWMIEGQNQTRVSEFILLGFSSDSTTNSILFTVFFLIYLSSVIGNGLIILLIYLYTHLHTPMYFFLCILAVLDMGYVTTTMPQMLVHLLAHSHTISFAGCWLQMYVFDALAASESMLFVVMAYDRYVAICYPLHYTVILNWGLCIRLAAGPCVCGFSSALLHTFFTMSLPYCGPNKVNHYFCEGPSVLSLACMDTHIIDIVDQILIVLMCFIPISLIVASYAHIAKAILKIKSTQARCKAFSTCASHLTVVSFFYGPGTYIYMRPNSSYSPERDKQISLFYNSFTALLNPLVYSLRNKDIKRAFLKVMKHGRI is encoded by the coding sequence ATGTGGATGATTgaaggacagaaccaaaccaGGGTTTCTGAGTTTATCCTGCTTGGCTTCTCCAGTGACTCCACAACCAACAGCATCCTCTTCACTGTGTTTTTTCTCATCTACCTGAGCTCAGTCATAGGCAATGGACTCATCATCCTGCTGATCTACctgtacacacatctgcacactcccatgtacttcttcctctgtaTACTTGCCGTATTGGATATGGGTTATGTCACCACCACCATGCCCCAGATGTTGGTGCATCTTCTTGCTCACTCTCACACCATCTCCtttgctggctgctggctgcagATGTATGTGTTTGATGCCCTTGCTGCTTCAGAGAGCATGTTGTTTGTTGTCATGGCTtatgacagatatgtggccatttGCTACCCACTGCATTATACTGTCATCCTCAACTGGGGACTGTGCATACGGTTGGCAGCTGGTCCTTGTGTCTGTGGTTTTTCCTCTGCTTTGTTACATACGTTCTTCACCATGAGTCTACCATATTGTGGGCCTAACAAGGTAAACCACTACTTCTGTGAAGGCCCTTCAGTTCTTAGCCTGGCCTGCATGGATACCCACATCATTGACATAGTAGACCAGATCTTGATTGTTCTTATGTGTTTTATTCCAATTTCCCTCATTGTGGCCTCCTATGCTCACATTGCCAAGGCTATTCTCAAGATCAAATCTACCCAAGCCCGTTGCAAGGCTTTCTctacctgtgcctcccacctgACTGTGGTCTCATTCTTCTATGGTCCAGGCACTTACATCTACATGAGACCCAACTCTAGTTACTCTCCTgagagagacaagcagatctcacTCTTTTACAATTCCTTCACAGCCTTGCTCAATCCCTTGGTTTACAGTCTGAGGAACAAAGACATCAAGAGGGCGTTTCTCAAGGTGATGAAGCATGGTAGGATATAA